A genomic segment from Spongiibacter sp. IMCC21906 encodes:
- a CDS encoding class I SAM-dependent DNA methyltransferase, which translates to MSNVSGIIKSIQDIMRKDVGVDGDAQRISQLVWMFFLKIYDDREEEIELLEDDYKSPLPEHLRWRNWAADPEGMTGDGLNDFVNLQLFPTLKEKLDLNGPTGQRALVIRNIFEDAYNYMKSGTLIRQVINKICEINFNNTEDRHTFGSIYEQILKDLQSAGNAGEFYTPRAVTQFIVNRVDPKLEESVLDPACGTGGFLACTIDHKRNNYVKSAADEGTLVNSIHGVEKKALPHMLCTTNMILHGIDVPIQIEHDNMLSRRSFVDYGEKDRVNVIITNPPFGGTEEDGVENQFPATYRTRETADLFMALVVKLLKNNGRAAVVLPDGFLFGEGMKTRLKQDLLEKCNLHTIVRLPNGVFAPYTGIKTNILFFTKKPESEQLATKHIWFYDHPYPEGITSYNKTKPMRFEEFQTEIDWWGKEEDGFKSRKETEQAWQVSIEDIAARNYNLDIKNPHVGEQVNHDPEQLLAEYSQQQAEIQSLRDQLKSILAEALAGAK; encoded by the coding sequence ATGAGTAACGTAAGCGGTATCATTAAATCTATTCAAGACATTATGCGTAAAGACGTCGGTGTCGACGGTGACGCTCAGCGGATCAGCCAATTGGTGTGGATGTTCTTTTTAAAGATCTACGACGACCGCGAAGAAGAAATCGAGCTGCTAGAAGACGACTACAAATCGCCGCTTCCCGAGCATTTGCGCTGGCGTAATTGGGCGGCCGACCCTGAAGGCATGACTGGCGATGGCCTTAATGACTTTGTGAACTTACAACTCTTCCCCACCTTAAAAGAAAAGCTCGATTTGAATGGGCCAACGGGGCAGCGAGCCTTAGTCATTCGCAATATCTTTGAAGATGCCTACAACTACATGAAATCGGGCACCTTAATACGCCAGGTAATTAACAAGATCTGCGAGATAAACTTCAATAACACCGAAGATCGCCACACCTTTGGCAGCATTTACGAGCAAATCCTCAAAGACCTACAAAGCGCCGGTAATGCAGGTGAGTTCTATACGCCCCGTGCAGTGACTCAGTTTATCGTTAATCGCGTCGATCCTAAATTAGAGGAAAGTGTACTCGACCCCGCCTGCGGCACTGGTGGCTTCTTGGCTTGCACCATCGACCATAAGCGTAACAACTACGTTAAATCCGCAGCGGACGAAGGCACATTGGTTAACAGCATTCACGGCGTAGAGAAAAAAGCGCTGCCGCACATGCTCTGCACCACCAATATGATATTGCACGGCATCGACGTGCCTATCCAAATTGAACACGACAATATGCTCAGCCGCCGCTCTTTTGTGGATTACGGCGAAAAGGATCGGGTAAACGTGATTATCACGAACCCGCCCTTTGGCGGCACGGAAGAAGACGGCGTAGAGAACCAGTTTCCCGCCACTTACCGCACCCGTGAAACGGCAGACCTCTTTATGGCGCTAGTCGTCAAGCTGTTAAAGAATAATGGTCGCGCCGCAGTGGTTTTGCCAGATGGCTTTTTGTTTGGTGAGGGTATGAAAACCCGCCTTAAGCAAGATCTGCTTGAAAAGTGCAATCTGCACACCATTGTGCGTCTGCCCAATGGCGTGTTTGCGCCCTACACCGGCATTAAGACTAATATTTTGTTTTTCACTAAAAAGCCGGAAAGCGAACAGCTTGCCACTAAGCACATCTGGTTTTACGATCACCCTTACCCAGAGGGCATTACCAGCTATAACAAAACCAAGCCCATGCGCTTTGAAGAGTTCCAGACTGAAATCGACTGGTGGGGCAAAGAAGAAGATGGTTTCAAAAGCCGAAAGGAAACCGAGCAAGCTTGGCAGGTCAGCATAGAAGATATCGCCGCCCGCAATTACAACCTCGACATTAAAAACCCCCATGTTGGTGAGCAGGTCAATCATGACCCAGAGCAATTGCTTGCTGAATATAGTCAGCAACAAGCCGAAATCCAAAGCCTGCGTGATCAGTTGAAGAGCATATTGGCTGAAGCCCTAGCGGGTGCCAAGTAA
- a CDS encoding response regulator gives MTMLERVYYVEDEADIRLIAELALTQVGGLQLKMSDSGTTAIEDIDTFQPQLILLDVMMPGMDGPATLKHIRKQARFDKIPVVFLTAKVQANEVEELKSLGAHGVISKPFDPMKIADELKILWEKSKSD, from the coding sequence CAATGCTTGAGCGCGTTTATTATGTAGAAGATGAAGCCGATATTCGTCTTATCGCCGAACTGGCCCTCACTCAAGTAGGTGGACTGCAGCTCAAGATGAGCGACAGCGGCACAACCGCCATCGAAGATATCGACACCTTCCAACCCCAGCTGATCCTGTTGGATGTAATGATGCCGGGAATGGACGGCCCAGCCACCCTCAAACATATTCGCAAGCAAGCGCGCTTTGACAAAATTCCGGTAGTCTTTCTTACCGCCAAAGTTCAGGCGAATGAAGTCGAGGAGCTAAAAAGTTTAGGCGCCCACGGCGTCATCTCCAAACCGTTTGATCCGATGAAGATAGCCGATGAACTAAAAATACTGTGGGAGAAATCGAAAAGCGATTGA
- a CDS encoding restriction endonuclease subunit S, whose amino-acid sequence MAAVEQLITDNLDIWSSAVKAKSSAGRGTSKKIELYGIKKLRELILELAVRGLLVPQDPNDAPASELLKAITAEKSRLVEAGKLRRFESLPPVGDEEKPFEVPEGWCWERLGNVGLTQTGGTPKKADADHYGDFLPFIKPGDITDGRINSYENDGLSEVGAKQLDRIAASDSVLMVCIGTIGKCARVDRAVSFNQQINSVTPYVRIGGYVEKVLQSSYFQRIALENSSSTTLAILNKGKWASIPFVIAPENEQRRIVAKVDELMALCDQLEQQQESSIGAHQTLVQTLLGALTKGCDREGFAAAWARIAEHFDTLFTTEWSIDQLKQTILQLAVMGKLVPQNPDDEPASELLKKIAAEKAKLIKEGKIKKQKPLPPISDEEKPFDLPKGWSYTRLDDICAWITSGSTPPKSDFHETNGVPYLKVYNIRNQNIDFEYRSQFVLPDCHEGRLKRSILYPGDVVMNIVGPPLGKVAIIPKTYPEWNCNQAIAFFRPIYSRVNSFLYTYLKAGIFLNYIELIGTAGQDNISVTKSRTIVFPFPPIEEQCRIVSKVDELMKLCDSLKTNLSIAQSTRLKFADILCKRALVSL is encoded by the coding sequence ATGGCTGCTGTAGAACAACTGATTACCGACAACCTTGATATTTGGTCGTCTGCTGTAAAAGCCAAATCCAGCGCGGGCCGTGGTACCAGTAAGAAGATCGAGCTGTACGGCATCAAAAAACTGCGGGAGTTGATTTTAGAATTGGCTGTGCGGGGCTTATTGGTGCCGCAAGATCCGAATGATGCACCAGCATCCGAGTTACTGAAGGCGATAACCGCAGAAAAAAGTCGATTAGTTGAGGCGGGAAAGCTCCGACGATTTGAATCATTGCCACCAGTTGGAGACGAAGAAAAACCATTCGAAGTACCTGAAGGCTGGTGTTGGGAGCGTCTTGGTAATGTCGGACTCACTCAAACAGGAGGCACCCCTAAAAAAGCCGACGCCGATCATTACGGTGATTTTTTACCATTTATTAAGCCAGGTGACATTACTGATGGTCGAATTAATTCGTACGAAAATGATGGCTTATCTGAGGTCGGAGCAAAACAACTGGATCGCATTGCCGCATCTGATTCTGTATTGATGGTTTGTATTGGTACCATTGGTAAATGCGCAAGAGTCGATCGGGCTGTGTCATTTAACCAGCAGATCAACTCTGTTACGCCATATGTCCGAATCGGCGGTTATGTTGAAAAGGTATTACAATCGTCGTATTTCCAGAGAATCGCATTGGAAAACTCTTCAAGCACAACCCTCGCGATTCTCAATAAAGGTAAGTGGGCATCGATACCGTTTGTTATTGCTCCAGAAAATGAGCAGCGCCGCATTGTTGCCAAAGTCGACGAACTCATGGCCCTTTGCGACCAATTAGAGCAGCAACAAGAGTCCAGTATCGGTGCCCACCAAACGCTGGTTCAGACCTTATTGGGCGCACTCACTAAGGGCTGCGACCGAGAAGGCTTCGCCGCTGCGTGGGCAAGAATCGCCGAGCATTTTGACACCCTCTTCACCACCGAGTGGAGCATCGACCAACTCAAACAAACCATCCTCCAGCTCGCTGTTATGGGAAAGCTCGTCCCCCAGAATCCCGATGATGAACCTGCAAGCGAACTCCTTAAAAAAATCGCTGCTGAAAAAGCCAAACTGATAAAAGAAGGCAAGATCAAAAAGCAAAAGCCATTGCCGCCGATCTCGGACGAGGAGAAGCCGTTTGATTTGCCGAAGGGGTGGAGTTATACGAGGCTTGATGATATTTGTGCTTGGATTACATCTGGCTCTACGCCACCGAAGTCGGATTTCCACGAAACGAACGGTGTACCGTACTTGAAAGTCTACAACATACGAAATCAAAACATTGATTTTGAATATAGGTCACAGTTTGTCTTGCCTGATTGTCACGAGGGGCGGCTGAAGCGCTCGATCTTGTACCCGGGAGATGTGGTAATGAATATAGTCGGGCCGCCACTTGGCAAGGTTGCCATTATTCCAAAAACGTATCCAGAGTGGAATTGTAATCAAGCAATTGCTTTTTTCCGCCCAATTTATTCAAGGGTGAACTCCTTTCTGTACACATATCTAAAGGCCGGTATTTTCCTAAATTATATTGAGCTTATTGGGACGGCTGGGCAGGATAATATTTCAGTTACAAAAAGTCGAACTATCGTTTTCCCGTTTCCGCCCATAGAGGAACAGTGCCGCATAGTTTCGAAAGTTGACGAGCTTATGAAGCTGTGCGATAGCCTAAAAACTAACCTATCTATTGCGCAGTCTACTAGATTGAAGTTTGCCGATATACTCTGCAAACGGGCATTAGTGTCATTATGA
- a CDS encoding SLC13 family permease has product MDWQGWFAFGLLISALLTLVFTRIGPHIVMMAVLATLSVVGILNPNEALAGFANSGLITVAAMFIVASGVHASGGIELLVNTLLGKPTDLRPALLRIFAPVALLSAFLNNTPVVATMIPAVHSWSRRINIAPSKLMIPLSYTAILGGTLTMIGTSTNLVVNGQYQELTGQAGFSLFSITLVGLPVALSGLAFMWLFFPKWLPNRQKDLLLDNLREFTLEVSVTADGPLVGKSIVAAGLRNLRRIYLVEIERDGNIVTAVSSEEILRGGDKLVFAGDTQAITDLLRMKGIEASEHRDHTPSLAKVRPERRLVEAVVSPHCGAIGKAIRDSRFRDRYGAAILAVARNGERVTGNLGTIKLHAGDTLLLEARPAFVSRQRDNKDFLLINDLDQQPPHHEKAWLALTILISIVGAAGFGLISMLNAALIGAGLMIACRCCSVSQAERSLDLKVIITIAASFALGSALEKTGVANLLAQGIISLSDGRAWLILVLTYVAVSLLTETITNNAAAILMLPIVLETSEKASLNPEPFVFAIMMAASASFATPLGYQTNLMVYGPGDYRFIDFLKVGIPMNLFIGTITLILLISIWPLQHSF; this is encoded by the coding sequence ATGGACTGGCAGGGATGGTTCGCGTTTGGCCTATTAATTAGCGCTTTACTGACACTCGTTTTTACTCGTATTGGTCCACACATTGTCATGATGGCGGTGCTTGCCACGCTTAGCGTAGTTGGCATTCTCAACCCAAATGAAGCACTGGCTGGCTTTGCCAACTCAGGGCTAATCACGGTAGCCGCCATGTTTATTGTCGCCAGCGGTGTGCATGCCTCTGGGGGAATCGAGCTACTGGTGAATACCTTACTGGGCAAACCTACTGATCTGCGTCCGGCACTCCTTCGAATTTTTGCGCCAGTGGCACTGCTCAGCGCCTTTTTAAACAATACCCCGGTTGTTGCCACCATGATCCCGGCTGTTCACAGCTGGTCACGCCGAATCAATATTGCCCCCAGCAAATTGATGATTCCCCTCAGCTATACCGCAATTTTGGGTGGCACGCTCACCATGATCGGCACCAGCACCAACCTTGTGGTAAACGGCCAGTACCAGGAACTGACTGGCCAGGCCGGATTTTCTTTGTTTTCCATTACCCTGGTAGGCCTACCCGTCGCCCTCAGCGGCTTGGCATTCATGTGGCTATTTTTCCCGAAGTGGCTACCAAATCGACAAAAAGACCTGCTATTAGATAATTTGCGCGAATTTACACTAGAAGTCAGTGTTACCGCAGACGGGCCACTAGTTGGCAAAAGTATCGTGGCTGCTGGGCTAAGAAACCTAAGACGGATCTATCTGGTAGAAATCGAAAGAGACGGCAATATCGTGACCGCCGTTTCCTCAGAGGAAATACTTCGAGGCGGCGATAAATTGGTTTTTGCCGGTGACACTCAGGCCATTACAGACCTGTTGCGAATGAAGGGCATCGAAGCCTCTGAACACAGGGATCACACCCCCAGTTTGGCAAAGGTCCGTCCCGAACGCAGGCTAGTCGAGGCCGTTGTCTCCCCCCATTGCGGCGCCATAGGTAAAGCCATCCGAGACAGCCGATTTCGAGACCGTTACGGCGCGGCCATTCTTGCCGTGGCAAGAAATGGTGAGCGGGTTACCGGTAACTTAGGCACCATCAAACTCCACGCTGGCGACACCTTGTTATTAGAAGCTCGGCCCGCCTTCGTCAGTAGACAACGTGATAACAAAGATTTTCTACTCATCAACGACCTGGATCAGCAGCCACCCCACCACGAAAAAGCGTGGCTGGCCTTGACGATATTAATCAGCATTGTTGGCGCGGCAGGTTTCGGCCTGATTTCAATGCTAAATGCCGCCCTCATTGGCGCAGGCCTCATGATCGCCTGCCGTTGCTGCTCGGTAAGTCAGGCCGAACGCAGCTTAGATCTAAAGGTCATCATCACTATTGCAGCCTCATTCGCGCTGGGCTCGGCGCTTGAAAAAACCGGCGTCGCCAATTTACTGGCTCAAGGAATTATCTCCTTAAGCGATGGCCGAGCGTGGCTGATATTAGTGCTCACCTATGTGGCGGTGTCTCTACTCACAGAAACCATCACCAACAATGCCGCCGCCATCTTAATGCTACCCATTGTGTTAGAAACCAGCGAGAAAGCCTCACTCAACCCTGAGCCCTTTGTATTTGCAATCATGATGGCGGCATCAGCCAGCTTTGCAACGCCCTTGGGTTACCAAACCAACTTGATGGTTTACGGACCGGGAGATTATCGTTTTATCGATTTTCTTAAAGTCGGCATACCGATGAACCTGTTCATTGGCACAATCACTCTCATTCTGTTGATAAGCATTTGGCCTTTACAGCACAGCTTTTAA
- a CDS encoding BLUF domain-containing protein, giving the protein MVELLQKKNNLVHCIFASSVQTDLDEAALTEALVHQRGKSITGLSLYESGHCFQVIEGDRDEVELLYRSFCQDRAHQKMVKIIEEPINQRSFQDWTTAYGEAIKRSFKQMKAQSDYFAAEGPFRYVANGRAKRLVRQFISGKWRL; this is encoded by the coding sequence GTGGTTGAACTCCTACAAAAAAAGAATAACTTGGTGCATTGCATTTTTGCCTCCAGCGTACAAACTGACTTGGACGAGGCTGCTTTAACTGAGGCGCTTGTACATCAGCGTGGTAAATCAATCACCGGATTGTCACTCTATGAAAGTGGTCACTGCTTTCAGGTAATAGAGGGCGACCGCGATGAGGTGGAGTTGTTGTATCGCAGCTTTTGCCAGGATCGAGCGCATCAAAAAATGGTGAAAATTATCGAAGAACCCATTAATCAGCGTTCTTTCCAGGATTGGACGACGGCATATGGCGAAGCGATAAAGCGTTCGTTTAAGCAAATGAAAGCTCAGAGCGATTACTTTGCCGCCGAAGGGCCGTTTCGCTATGTGGCGAATGGCAGAGCGAAGCGGCTGGTGCGACAGTTTATTTCGGGTAAGTGGCGGTTATAA
- the hsdR gene encoding EcoAI/FtnUII family type I restriction enzme subunit R yields the protein MDKKEKQGLSEIDICDLFITPSIKGAGWDQLRQIRREVTLTPGPVVVRGNMSSRNTKKKKFADYVLQWKAGVPVAVVEAKENTKTVSHGMQQALGYADILQVPSAFSSNGDAFAGHNKVPAAGEDIEHEFPLEAFPSPQELWNRYKAYRNITEDEEELVLEPYFDDGLGKSPRYYQSEAINRTVEAVAKGQKRLLLVMATGTGKTYTTFQIIWRLWKAKKAKRILFLVDRNILADQTLVNDFKPFGSVMTKIKNRKIDPSYEIYLGLYQALTGPAEEDKIFRNVSRDFFDLIVIDECHRGSAADDSAWREILDYFDGAYQLGLTATPKETEYVSNITYFGEPIYTYTLKQGIQDGFLAPYKVVRYDLDKDVLGWTPPPGMVDDLGKELERREYNQRDMDRILVLNKRTKLVAKCVVDLLNATDLYSKTIIFCDDIDHAERMRIAIVNAAGRIAVDNPKYVMRITGDSVEGKAELDNFIDPESRFPVIATTSELLTTGVDAKTCKLIVLDKNISSMTTFKQIVGRGTRIDEENNKFFFTIMDFKKATELFKDPDFDGEPVVIYEPGDGDDPVPPDPDPVDGEDDEISEPEGVYKVRVSGVDVKILAKRVEYLGEDGQLVTESYRDYSRKHILEEYASLDVFINKWNSAKKKEAIINELAEYGIELPKLAIEIGADYGDFDLICHIAYDQPPLTRAERANNVKKRNYFTKYGDQARAVLEALLDKYADEGITTIESPKVLKLKPFDAMGTPVEIINNVFGGKASYENALQELESELFKQGA from the coding sequence ATGGATAAAAAAGAAAAGCAAGGTCTCAGCGAAATCGACATCTGCGACCTGTTTATAACCCCTTCTATCAAGGGTGCAGGTTGGGATCAATTACGCCAAATTCGCCGTGAAGTTACTTTAACCCCTGGCCCTGTTGTTGTTCGGGGCAATATGTCGTCACGCAACACCAAGAAAAAGAAGTTTGCCGACTATGTACTGCAGTGGAAGGCAGGCGTGCCGGTTGCAGTAGTCGAGGCCAAAGAAAACACCAAAACCGTTAGTCACGGCATGCAGCAAGCTCTCGGTTATGCGGATATTCTGCAAGTCCCAAGTGCCTTTAGCTCTAATGGTGATGCCTTTGCCGGGCACAATAAAGTGCCAGCAGCCGGTGAAGACATCGAACACGAGTTCCCGCTAGAGGCTTTTCCTTCGCCGCAAGAGCTTTGGAACCGTTACAAAGCCTATCGCAATATTACCGAGGATGAGGAAGAGCTGGTACTAGAGCCATACTTTGATGATGGTTTGGGCAAGTCGCCACGTTACTACCAGTCCGAAGCCATCAACCGCACGGTAGAGGCAGTAGCTAAGGGCCAAAAGCGTCTATTGCTGGTCATGGCGACCGGTACCGGTAAAACCTATACGACTTTTCAGATCATCTGGCGCCTTTGGAAGGCTAAAAAGGCCAAGCGCATCTTGTTCTTGGTTGATCGCAATATCCTTGCTGATCAAACCTTGGTGAATGACTTTAAGCCCTTTGGCTCGGTCATGACCAAAATCAAGAACCGCAAGATCGACCCGTCTTATGAGATTTATCTAGGCCTATACCAAGCACTGACTGGCCCAGCAGAAGAAGACAAAATCTTTAGAAACGTGTCACGCGACTTTTTTGATCTCATCGTGATTGACGAGTGTCACCGTGGTAGCGCCGCCGATGACTCCGCGTGGCGGGAAATTTTAGACTACTTTGATGGCGCCTATCAGCTTGGCTTAACCGCCACCCCAAAGGAAACCGAGTACGTATCGAACATTACGTACTTTGGCGAGCCAATCTACACCTATACCCTAAAACAAGGTATTCAAGACGGTTTTCTGGCGCCCTATAAGGTGGTGCGCTACGACCTAGACAAAGACGTACTGGGCTGGACGCCGCCGCCGGGCATGGTAGATGACCTCGGCAAGGAGCTTGAGCGCCGAGAATACAACCAGAGAGACATGGATCGAATTTTGGTGCTGAACAAGCGCACCAAACTGGTCGCCAAATGCGTGGTAGATCTGCTTAACGCCACCGACCTGTATTCAAAAACCATCATATTCTGCGATGACATCGACCATGCCGAGCGTATGCGCATTGCGATTGTGAACGCCGCTGGCCGCATTGCCGTCGATAACCCCAAATACGTGATGCGTATTACCGGCGACAGCGTCGAAGGCAAAGCCGAGCTCGATAACTTTATCGACCCCGAAAGCCGTTTTCCTGTAATAGCCACCACCTCTGAGCTGCTGACCACAGGGGTAGATGCTAAGACCTGCAAGCTAATCGTGCTGGATAAGAACATCAGCTCCATGACCACCTTCAAGCAAATCGTTGGTCGTGGTACCCGTATAGATGAAGAGAACAATAAATTCTTCTTCACCATCATGGACTTTAAAAAAGCCACCGAGCTGTTTAAAGACCCGGACTTTGACGGTGAGCCGGTCGTTATTTACGAGCCAGGCGATGGCGACGATCCGGTACCGCCAGACCCAGATCCAGTTGATGGCGAAGACGATGAAATCAGCGAACCAGAAGGCGTATACAAAGTACGAGTCAGCGGCGTCGACGTTAAAATTCTCGCTAAGCGGGTTGAATACCTTGGTGAAGACGGCCAATTGGTCACAGAGTCCTATCGCGACTACAGCCGCAAGCACATCCTTGAAGAGTACGCGTCGTTGGACGTGTTCATTAACAAATGGAATTCGGCTAAGAAAAAAGAAGCCATTATTAATGAGCTGGCGGAGTACGGCATCGAGCTGCCAAAGCTGGCCATTGAAATTGGCGCCGACTATGGCGACTTCGATCTGATTTGCCATATCGCGTATGATCAGCCGCCGCTGACCCGTGCAGAGCGCGCGAACAACGTCAAAAAGCGCAATTACTTTACCAAATACGGCGATCAAGCCCGCGCAGTGCTAGAAGCGCTGCTGGATAAATACGCCGACGAGGGTATTACCACCATCGAAAGCCCCAAAGTGCTCAAGCTCAAACCCTTTGACGCCATGGGTACACCGGTAGAAATCATCAATAACGTATTTGGCGGCAAAGCCAGCTACGAAAATGCCTTACAAGAATTAGAAAGTGAGCTCTTTAAACAGGGCGCATAA
- a CDS encoding IS3 family transposase (programmed frameshift), whose protein sequence is MKQYPEERKQAVLRRMMPPENTPVRVLSEETGISDVTLYHWRKQARSGGMVVPGDGRNPEGWSPEDKFAVVLETAALNEAEVAEYCRKKGLYAEQILAWKEVCMHANATAVEQARSARDQARSAKKEIKELKRDLRHKEKALAETAALLVLRKKNACDLGRGRGRMISTPDRERAVRLIKETTDAGARTFRACAEMGIAMRTYQRWTREGDVKADGRPGATRPPPVHKLTQQEREAVLVAVNSPVHRSLPPSQIVPALADEGCFIASESTFYRVLREQSQQQHRGRSKAPTAKPLNTHCATGPNQVWCWDVTWLPGPAKGIFFYLYLILDLYSRKIVGWEIHEGESSELASELVTKAYLREGIAGVHLVLHSDNGSPMKGASLMETLYRLGIMSSYSRPRVSNDNAYAESIFRTCKYRPDYPYKGFATLGDARAWVLQFATWYNQEHKHSGLKFITPAQRHSGQTTEVIQQRKAVYEAAKAANPKRWSGRTRNWDLPEEVWLNPEKESRSLEAAA, encoded by the exons ATGAAACAATACCCAGAAGAACGCAAGCAGGCGGTGCTTAGAAGAATGATGCCGCCAGAAAACACCCCGGTACGCGTGCTATCAGAAGAGACGGGAATCTCCGACGTGACCCTGTATCATTGGCGCAAACAAGCCCGATCAGGAGGGATGGTAGTGCCAGGGGATGGAAGGAATCCGGAAGGTTGGTCGCCCGAAGACAAGTTTGCAGTCGTGCTGGAGACCGCCGCTCTGAACGAGGCGGAGGTGGCCGAGTACTGCCGCAAGAAGGGGCTGTATGCGGAGCAGATACTGGCGTGGAAAGAGGTTTGCATGCACGCCAATGCCACGGCAGTAGAACAGGCCAGGTCAGCGCGGGATCAGGCTCGATCGGCGAAGAAAGAGATCAAGGAGCTGAAGCGCGATCTGCGTCATAAAGAGAAGGCGCTGGCGGAAACCGCTGCGTTACTGGTGCTTCGAAAAAAGA ATGCATGCGATCTGGGGCGAGGGAGAGGACGAATGATTAGCACCCCAGATCGCGAGCGAGCCGTCAGGCTGATCAAGGAAACAACCGATGCTGGTGCCCGGACCTTCAGGGCGTGCGCAGAAATGGGCATAGCCATGCGCACCTATCAGCGCTGGACCCGGGAGGGGGATGTTAAGGCAGATGGTCGCCCTGGTGCGACCCGTCCGCCACCGGTTCACAAACTGACACAGCAAGAGCGCGAGGCCGTGCTGGTCGCCGTGAATAGCCCAGTACACAGAAGCCTGCCACCCAGCCAGATTGTACCGGCCCTGGCGGATGAAGGGTGCTTTATCGCCTCTGAGTCCACGTTCTATCGTGTGCTTCGTGAACAGAGCCAACAGCAGCACCGGGGCCGCAGTAAGGCACCGACCGCCAAGCCACTCAACACGCACTGTGCCACCGGCCCGAATCAGGTGTGGTGTTGGGACGTGACCTGGTTGCCCGGTCCTGCCAAAGGAATCTTCTTCTACCTGTACCTCATCCTCGACCTGTACAGCCGCAAGATTGTGGGCTGGGAAATCCATGAGGGAGAGTCCAGTGAACTGGCGTCAGAACTGGTAACCAAGGCGTATTTACGTGAGGGTATTGCCGGTGTACACCTGGTTCTGCACTCGGACAACGGCAGCCCGATGAAAGGCGCGTCACTGATGGAAACCCTGTACCGACTGGGTATCATGTCGTCCTATAGCCGCCCTCGGGTCAGTAACGATAATGCCTATGCTGAGTCGATCTTCCGAACGTGCAAGTACCGCCCTGATTACCCTTACAAAGGCTTTGCAACACTGGGCGATGCCCGGGCCTGGGTACTCCAATTTGCGACCTGGTATAACCAGGAACACAAGCACAGCGGGTTGAAGTTCATCACTCCGGCGCAACGGCATAGTGGCCAGACGACAGAAGTCATACAACAGCGAAAGGCCGTTTACGAGGCCGCGAAAGCAGCCAATCCGAAGCGCTGGTCGGGGAGAACTCGGAATTGGGATTTGCCAGAAGAGGTCTGGTTGAATCCTGAGAAGGAGAGTCGCAGCTTAGAGGCCGCTGCGTAA
- a CDS encoding glutathione S-transferase family protein: protein MGLLVDGQWQDKWYDTKSNDGAFKRESAQFRHWITTDGNAGPTGQSDFTAEADRYHLYVSLACPWAHRTLIFRKLKQLESFISVSIVSPLMLEQGWSFKKDEGSSGDDLYGFDHLHQLYTRQLPDYTGRVTVPLLWDKQQQCIVNNESADIIRMLNNAFNDITGNHDDYYPAALQDDIDAVNDVVYPNINNGVYRCGFATRQSAYESAYADLFTALDTLESRLSTQRYLCGDEITEADWRLFTTLIRFDAVYHGHFKCNRQRLEDFPALSHYLRDLYQHPGVAETVNIDHIKRHYYYSHDTINPSRIVPVGPDIDFSTPHNRAKL from the coding sequence ATGGGACTATTAGTAGACGGCCAGTGGCAAGACAAATGGTACGACACCAAATCTAACGACGGCGCATTTAAACGGGAATCCGCGCAATTTCGTCATTGGATTACCACCGACGGTAACGCTGGCCCCACTGGCCAGAGCGATTTTACGGCTGAAGCAGATCGCTACCATCTCTATGTATCACTGGCCTGCCCTTGGGCCCACCGCACCCTGATTTTTCGCAAGCTTAAGCAATTGGAATCATTCATTTCGGTGTCGATAGTCAGCCCGCTTATGCTGGAACAGGGTTGGTCTTTTAAGAAAGACGAAGGTAGCAGCGGTGACGACCTCTACGGCTTCGACCATCTGCACCAACTGTATACCCGCCAACTCCCCGACTACACCGGCCGGGTCACAGTGCCCTTGCTGTGGGACAAGCAGCAACAATGCATTGTGAACAACGAGTCTGCCGATATTATTCGCATGTTGAATAATGCCTTTAACGACATCACCGGAAATCATGATGACTACTATCCCGCTGCCCTTCAGGATGATATCGACGCGGTCAATGATGTGGTCTATCCCAATATCAACAACGGCGTGTATCGCTGCGGCTTTGCCACTCGCCAAAGCGCGTATGAGAGCGCTTATGCAGATTTATTTACAGCACTGGACACACTGGAATCTCGACTCTCAACCCAGCGTTATTTATGCGGCGACGAGATAACCGAAGCCGACTGGCGGCTGTTTACCACCCTGATTCGCTTTGATGCGGTTTATCACGGTCACTTCAAATGCAATCGCCAGCGTCTGGAAGACTTTCCCGCACTCAGTCATTATCTGCGGGACTTATACCAACATCCCGGAGTGGCAGAAACCGTCAATATCGACCATATTAAACGTCATTATTACTACAGCCATGACACGATAAACCCCAGCCGCATTGTGCCCGTCGGCCCGGATATCGATTTTTCCACCCCCCACAATCGGGCAAAACTCTAA